In a single window of the Gossypium hirsutum isolate 1008001.06 chromosome A13, Gossypium_hirsutum_v2.1, whole genome shotgun sequence genome:
- the LOC107912932 gene encoding scopoletin 8-hydroxylase has translation MAPNLEDRNSVFEFVVRQGNGVKGLVDSGLSTVPEAYVQPPEERIDKENAIKYDLPPIDLSKLDGRGPDHDEVANQIVRAVETLGFFQVVNHGVPLHLLESLKVSAHYFFSLPPQRKAVYLADVSPSPLVKYGTSYIPEKEKALGWKDYILMQYTNDDEALQHWPQEIKELLLEYLRSSTGMVKKLLQVTLGNLGVKPDDSMIDVLIGKKMLSMIFYPICPNPDLTLGVGRHSDIGTFTVLLQDEVGGLYVKIEQDTGYGKKGDWILIPPTPNALVINVGDMLQILSNGKYKSAEHIVCTSSTNSRVSVPIFIMPRETTKIAPLPQVVEKDGIAVYKEFVYVDYMNKVFANALDGKKSLDFAKISPA, from the exons ATGGCTCCGAATTTGGAGGATAGGAACTCTGTTTTCGAGTTTGTTGTCCGACAAGGAAATGGTGTGAAAGGACTAGTGGATTCAGGGCTTTCCACGGTGCCAGAGGCTTACGTGCAACCACCGGAAGAGCGAATAGACAAGGAAAACGCCATAAAATATGACCTGCCACCCATTGATTTGTCGAAGCTGGATGGCCGTGGCCCTGACCACGATGAAGTGGCCAACCAAATTGTTAGAGCTGTTGAAACTCTCGGTTTCTTCCAAGTTGTTAACCATGGTGTCCCCCTTCATCTACTGGAATCCCTTAAAGTTTCTGCACATTACTTCTTCAGCTTGCCCCCTCAAAGGAAGGCCGTTTATCTTGCAGACGTTAGTCCAAGTCCACTAGTGAAGTACGGGACCAGCTATATCCCAGAGAAAGAGAAAGCATTGGGATGGAAAGATTATATCCTCATGCAATACACCAATGATGATGAAGCTCTTCAACATTGGCCTCAAGAAATCAA GGAGTTATTACTTGAGTATTTGAGGAGTTCAACAGGCATGGTGAAAAAATTGCTTCAAGTTACGCTGGGAAATTTAGGGGTGAAACCAGACGACTCAATGATTGATGTACTTATTGGCAAGAAGATGCTAAGTATGATCTTTTATCCAATATGTCCTAATCCAGATCTTACCCTTGGAGTAGGACGCCACTCTGATATAGGTACTTTCACGGTCTTATTACAAGATGAAGTTGGTGGTTTATATGTCAAAATAGAACAAGATACAGGTTATGGAAAGAAAGGAGATTGGATACTTATCCCTCCTACTCCCAATGCTTTGGTCATCAATGTTGGTGATATGCTACAG ATACTAAGCAATGGAAAATACAAAAGTGCAGAGCATATAGTTTGTACTTCAAGTACAAATTCAAGGGTGTCAGTACCCATTTTTATAATGCCAAGAGAAACAACAAAGATTGCACCTCTGCCTCAAGTAGTGGAGAAAGATGGAATTGCTGTTTATAAAGAGTTTGTTTATGTTGATTATATGAATAAGGTTTTTGCAAATGCACTGGACGGTAAAAAGTCACTTGATTTTGCAAAAATTAGTCCTGCATAA